The following nucleotide sequence is from Mycobacterium sp. Z3061.
ATTCGGTCGGGTTCGACAGGAAAATCCAGCGGGATCTCATCGCGAGGGGAGGGGGAGGGGAAGGCGATGAGACCCCGCTGGGAGTCAGGTCACTCGGTGGCGTCGCCCACCGCGAACAACGGGATGGTGTAGGCGCACTCGGTCTCGCAGAACAGGGTCTCGTAGGCCATGCGGCGTTCCTTTCTCGCTTGTGATTCCGTACCAGGACAATTCTTGGCTGCCCGCAACCACCGAGGTATCCCACTGCCGGCTGATGAGCGGCGGAAAACCGATTCCGCCGTCGAGATGAGGGCTGATGTCCGCCGGATAGGGGACAACGAACGCATTAGCCCGCACGCCGCCGGCAGGCGCCGGCAAAACGCGGTAGTGGGCAAACCTTTACCTCACCGTGTTGCGGTTGTGACAGTTGTTGAGCACTGTTGTCACGATGACCGCACCCGCGATCGCCTTCCGGCTTCTGGCCCTGGCCGCAGGCGTGTTCGGGGTGTCGGCCACTGTTGCGGCGCCGATCCATGCCGACATGTTGGGCAACGCGTTTCTGAACGCGCTGAACAATGCGGGCATTCCCTACACTCAGCCCTCTACCGCGGTAGCCCTCGGCCGCTCGGTATGTCCGAAGGCGCTTTCGCCCGGCGGATCGTTCGACGCCATCGTCGAGGAGATGGCGGAGCTCAACGGTCTGCCGCGGGAACGGGCGGCCGCGTTCACCATCGTCGCGATCGCGACCTACTGCCCGGCGCTGATCTCGCCGATGCTGCCGCACCGGCTGCAGGCCTAGGGACTGCTGAACTGGTTGCCTGGTGTTCCGGCGGTGCCGACGGCGCCCCGGACTCCGTTGCTTCCAGCCATCGGACTCCGCTATCCGTGGATACCGTCGTTGCCGGCGATGCCGGCGATGCCGGCGTTTCCGTCATTGCCGGCGGTGCCGGGGACGTTGTCGATGTTGCCGCCCGATGCCTCGCCCAGTGCGCCGCCGTTGCCGACGGTCTTACCGCCGGCGCCGCCTTCTCCTCCGGCCCCGCCGGCGCCGACGCCGCCGTTTCGCCCGGCGCCTCCGAACAATCCACCGGCCCCGCCGACACCGCCCTGCTGGCCGCCCGCGCCACCGTTACCGCCTTGCCCGCCCTGGCCGCCGTCGCCGCCGTTACCGCCGTTGCCGCCGGTGTTGTCCGAGCCGCCGGTGGCGGTGGCACCGTTGCCGCCGTGTCCTCCCGCGCCCCCGTCGCCACCCGCGCCACCTGTACCGCCGACGCCGGCGTCACCACCGGCGCCGCCGAAGCCGAAGAGTTTCCCGCCCGCGCCACCATTGCCTCCGGCGCCGCCCTGGCCACCGGTTCCGCCCACGCCGCCGCTTCCGCCGGTGCCTCCGTCACCTCCCGAGCCGGCGATGCTGCCGAAGTGGGCGCTGTCCGAATGCCCGCCGGCGCCTCCGTTACCGCCGGATCCGCCCTGGTCGCCGGCACCACCGAGGCCGCCGATGCCGCCCTGACCGCCGGCTCCGCCATTGCCGATCAGCTGTCCGCCGTTACCGCCGTTGCCGCCCGCGCCGCCCGTGCCGCCGTTCAGCGGCGGGGTTTCCCCAGAGGCGCCGTTGCCGCCTCGACCACCGCTCCCGCCAAAGTTATTGGTCTCGTTACCCACCGCGGAGCCACCGTTACCGCCGTTGCCGCCGGACCCGCCGGGCGCGCTGCCCGGTGCGCCGTTGCCTCCATCACCTCCATGGGTGCTGTCCGCCAGCACATCGTCGGGGGCGTTGACGTTTCCGCCGTTCCCACCATTCCCGCCGTTGGCGCCACCCTGTCCGGCCGCCCCGCCGTCGCCGCCCCTGCCGGCGCTAACGGTGAAACCGCTGGGCTCGCTGCCATTGGCGCCACTGCCGCCGGTGCCGCCGTTCTGGCCGAAACCGCCGGTGGATCCGGTAAGACCGCTGCCATCTGGCTGCACATGGAAGTTGGGCTCGGCCCGCGTCACGTTGAGAGCGTTGAGCCCCGTCCAGCCGGTGCCGCCTTGGCCGCCGGTGCCGCCGTTGCCGATGAGGTAGGAGTTGCCGCCGGTGCCGCCGGTGCCGGGGGCGATGTTGGGGAAGTCGTAGAGGCCGCCGGGGTTGGGGTCGGCGTAGAGGCCGTGCCCGCCTTGGCCGCCGGTGCCGCCGTTGCCGAACAGGTGGCCGCCGTCGCCGCCGTTGCCGCCGTTCATGCCGGGTCCGCCCACTCCGCCGGTGCCGCCGTTGCCGAGGAGTCCGGTGGCACCGCCGTTGCCGGCGGGGCCGCCGCGCAGCAGGGCACCGGCGCTGCCGCCGTTGCCGCCGTTGCCGCCATCGCCGTAGAGGCTGCCGCCGGTACCGCCGTTGCCGCCGGCGCCTGCGCCCCGAACGCGCCGCTGCTGGAGCCGCCGTTGCCGCCGGTGCCGCCGGTGCCCAGCAGTCCGGCGTTGCCGCCGGTGCCGCCGGTGCCGGCGGTGCCGGTCAGTCCGTAGGTGGGATCGGGCACGGTGTTGCCTCCGGCGCCGCCGGCCCCGCCGTTGCCCGACAACCACCCACCTGTCCCGCCGTGGCCGCCGGTGGCGCCGTTGAACCCGGCCCCGCCGGTGCCGCCGGTGCCGCCGTTGCCGATCAGTCCGGCGGCTCCGCCGTTGCCGCCGGCTTGTCCGGTGGCCCCGGTGGCGCCGTTGCCGCCGTTGCCGTAGAGCCAGCCGGCGTCACCGCCGTTGCCCCCGGCGGTGGCGGCATCGGCGCCGTTGCCGATCAGGGCGCGTCCGGTCAACGCCACCGAGGGCGCGTTGACCACATCCAGCAGCGATTGCAGGGGATCGACCGCGGCGGCCTCGGCCGCGGCATAGGCACCCCCGGCCGCATGCAACGACGCCACGAACTGCTGCTGCAGGCCCGCCACCCGCGCACCGATCAGCTGATACTCCACCGCATGACCGCCGAACAACGATGCAACCGCCACCGACACCTCATCGGCGGCCGCCGCCGCGAGGGCCGCCGTCGGCGCTGCGGCGGTGAAATTGGCAGCACTGACCGACGAACCGATGTCGGCCAGATCCGCCGCGGCCGTCGCCACCAATTCGGGAATGACGCTCACAAAAGGCATGGCTCATGCTGTGCAGTGAGCGTTGGGCGATGTATGAACAGTCGTGAAATGTGCTGGTAGCAGCCCTGCCCACGGCAGTGCCAGAGGTACCGCAAATTGTGGGGGCAGATGCGGTACCCGTAACCTCTAGCGAGTGGTCGATGACAGGCGTGGTCGTAGCAACGAGCGGCGACCGCGATCTGCGTCCAACGGATTGCCACGGCGCTCCGGTCCGGGCCGGGCGCGACCGGCTCAACCCAGCGCCGACACCGCACAGGCCGGACCACCGATTCCGGCCGACATCGAGGCGCGGCAGCTGGCCCCCGACGTGCGACGCGAGCTGAGCACGCTGGACCGGGCCACCGCCGACGCGGTCGCCCGCCACCTGGTGGCCGCGGGCGGCCTGCTCGACGAAGACCCCGAGGCCGCACTCAGCCATGCCCGCGCCGCCCGGGCTCGGGCCAGCCGGATCGCGGCGATTCGGGAGGCCGTCGGCATCGCCGCGTATCACTGCGGCGACTGGGGCCAGGCGCTGGCGGAATTTCGTGCCGCCCGTCGAATGGGCAGCAAATCACCGTTGCTGGCCCTGATCGCGGACTGCGAACGCGGTCTTGGACGGCCACAGCGCGCCATCGACCTGGCACGCGGACCCGAGGCGGCCGAACTCAGCGGTGACGACGCCGACGAGCTGCGCATCGTCGCCGCCGGTGCCCGCGCCGACCTGGGGCAACTCGAACAGGCGCTGACGGTGTTGTCCACCCCGCAGCTTGACCCGTCCCGGACCGGTTCGACGGCCGCGCGGTTGTTCTATGCCTACGCCGAAACGCTGCTGGCGCTCGGACGAGGCGACGAGGCGCTGCAGTGGTTTCTGCGTTCGGCTGCGGCCGACACCGAGGGCGTCACCGATGCCGAAGACCGGGTCAGCGAACTTGGTTGAGATGAACAGCATTGCGCGGCAATATGATTGCCTCCTGCTTGACCTGGACGGAACTGTCTTTCGAGGTCACCAACCCACCGAGGGTGCGGTGGACTCGTTGGACGGGATAGACAGCCGCAAGCTGTTCGTCACCAACAACGCCTCGCGCAGTGCCCACGAAGTCGCCGAACACCTGCGCGACCTCGGTTTCTCGGCGAACGCCGATGACGTCGTGACCAGCGCGCAGAGCGCGGCACACCTACTGGCCGCGCAGCTGTCGCCTGGCTCGAAGGTGCTGATCGTCGGCACCGACGCACTGGCCGCCGAGATCGAGACCGCAGGTCTGCAACCGGTCCGTCGTTTCGAAGATGAGCCCGACGCCGTCGTTCAGGGGCTTTCCATGACGATCGGCTGGCCGGAACTCGCCGAGGCCGCGCTGGCCATCCGGGCGGGCGCGTTGTGGGTTGCGGCCAATGTCGACCTGACGCTGCCCAACGAGCGAGGTCTGTTGCCGGGCAACGGATCTCTGGTGGCGGCGCTGCGTGCCGCCACCGGTGAGCAGCCGCAGGTGGCCGGCAAGCCGGGTCCGCAATTGATGAAGGACGCGGTTGGTCGCGGCGATTTCGCGGCGCCGCTGGTGGTGGGTGACCGGCTCGACACCGATATCGAAGGCGCCAACGCCGCCGAACTGCCCAGCCTGATGGTGCTCACCGGAGTGAATTCCGCGCGTGACGCCGTTTTCGCCGAGCCCGCGCAGCGGCCCACCTACATCGGTCACGACCTGAGGTCGCTGCACCAGGACGGTGAGGTGCTGAAGGTGGGCCCGCAACCGGGTTGGCGGGTCGAGGTCGAAGGCGAGGTCGCTGTGGTGACGGCCGCCGACGACCAGCATGGCGACGACCTTGCGATCGTCCGTGCCGTCGCCAGCGCACTGTGGGACGCGTCCACCCAGGTGCGGATCGAAGCCGGCGACGACCAGGCCCGCGAGGCCCTGGACCGCTGGTCCCTGATGCACGGCGAGTAGCCGGTGACTACCGTAGGAGCGCAATGACCATCGATCCTGAGCAGATCCGCGCGGAAATCGAATCCCTCGTGGCCCAGTTGCCCGACAATGCCGACGCCGGCAACGGGCCGTCCCTCGAGGAGCTCGAAGACATCGCCCGCCGCCTGTCGGAGGCGCACGACGTGCTGTTGCAGGCGCTGGAGTCGGCGGAGAAGGGCTGAGTGCCCGCATGCCCCGGCGTGCTCGCGTCGACGCCGAGTTGGTGCGTCGCGGTCTGGCACGCTCGCGTCAGCAGGCCGCGGAGTTGATCGGGGCCGGCAGGGTGCGGATCGACGGACTGCCGGCGCTCAAGCCGGCCACCTCCGTCGCGGTCACCGCGGCGCTCACCGTGGCCGACGACGGCGAACGCTCCTGGGTGTCGCGGGGGGCGCACAAACTCATCGGCGCACTGGACGCCTTCGGAATCGCCGTCGACGGCCGTCGCTGCCTGGACGCGGGCGCCTCGACGGGCGGGTTCACCGAAGTCCTGTTGGATCGGGGCGCCGCACAAGTGGTTGCCGCCGACGTGGGCTATGGGCAGCTGGCCTGGTCGCTGCGCAGCGACCCGCGGGTGGTCGTGGTGGAACGCACCAACGTGCGCGACCTGTCGCCCGAGGCGATCGGCGGGCCGGTGGACCTGATCGTCGCGGACCTGTCATTCATCTCGTTGGCGACCGTGTTGCCCGCGCTGGTTGGTTGCGCTTCGCCGGACGCCGATATCGTTCCCATGGTGAAGCCGCAGTTTGAGGTGGGGAAGGGTCAGGTCGGTCCCGGCGGGGTGGTGCAGGACCCCCGGCTGCGGATCGATTCGGTGCTCGCGATCTCGCGGCGCGCCGTCGAATTGGGCTGGCACACCGTGGACGTGACGGCCAGCCCGCTTCCGGGCCCGTCGGGCAACGTCGAATACTTTCTGTGGCTGCGTGCCCGGACGGATCGCGCGCTGGCGGGGGATGAGCTGTTGGCGGCGGCCCAGCGCGCAGTAAGAGAGGGCCCACAGTGACCACCGAACGTACCGTGTTGCTGGTCGTCCACTCCGGCCGGGACGAAGCGACCGAGACCGCGGGCCGCGTCGAGAAGGTTTTGGAAGACAAAGGGATTGCGTTGCGTGCCCTGTCCGCTGAAGCGGTTGACAAGGGCTCCTTGCGGCTGAGTCCCAACGACATGCGGGTGCTGGGTGTCGATATCGAAGTCGTCGACGCCGACCCGATGGCCGCCGACGGTTGTGAGCTGGTGCTCGTGCTGGGCGGGGACGGAACTTTTCTGCGGGCGGCCGAGCTGGCCCGTAACGCCGGCATTCCGGTGCTGGGCGTCAACCTGGGCCGCATCGGTTTCCTCGCCGAAGCTGAGGCCGAGGCCATCGACAGCGTGCTCGAACACGTTGTCGCGCAGGACTATCGGGTGGAAGACCGGCTGGTCCTGGATGTCGTGGTACGCCAGGGCGGCGAAGTGATCGACCGGGGCTGGGCGCTCAACGAAGCCAGCCTGGAGAAAGGCCCCCGGCTCGGTGTCCTCGGTGTCGTCGTCGAAATCGACGGTCGGCCGGTCTCGACGTTCGGTTGCGACGGGGTGCTGGTGTCCACGCCCACCGGGTCCACCGCATACGCCTTCTCCGCGGGTGGTCCGGTGCTCTGGCCTGACCTGGAGGCAATTCTGGTGGTGCCCAACAATGCTCATGCCTTGTTCGGTCGTCCGATGGTCACCAGTCCGGACGCAGCCATCGCCATCGAGATCGAGGCGGATGGTCACGACGCGCTGGTCTTCTGCGACGGCCGCCGGGACATGCGGGTGCCGGCCGGCAGTCGGCTCGAAGTCACCCGTTCTGACACGCCGGTGAAGTGGGTGCGCCTGGACAGCGCACCGTTCACCGACCGGTTGGTGACGAAGTTCCGGTTGCCGGTGACGGGTTGGCGCGGGAAGTAGCCGGTGCTCAACGAGATTCGCATCGAGGCGCTGGGTGCAATCAGCCTTGCGACTGCCGAGTTCGATCGCGGGCTCACCGTGCTGACCGGTGAGACCGGCACCGGCAAAACCATGGTGGTCACCGGCCTGCATCTGCTGGGCGGCGCGCGTGCCGACGCGACCAGGGTACGGTCGGGCGCCGAACGTGCCGTCGTCGAAGGTCGTTTCACCACAACCGATGTCGACGACGCGGTGACCGCCCGCCTCGATGAGATCCTGGACGCCTCCGGCGCAGAACGCGACGAAGACGGCAGCGTGATCGCCTTGCGCACCGTCAGCCGTGACGGGCCCTCGCGCGCATACCTGGGCGGCCGCAGTGTGCCGGCAAAGTCTTTGAGCGGCTTCACCACTGAGTTGCTGGCGCTGCATGGCCAGAACGACCAGCTACGGCTCATGCGACCCGACGAGCAGCGCGGCGCGCTGGACCGGTTCGCCGGAACCGGTCCGGCACTGGAGCGCTACCGCAAACTACGCGAAGCATGGTTGTCGGCGCGGCGCGACCTCGTCGATCGTCGGGACCGGACCCGTGAGCTCGCTCAGGAAGCCGATCGACTCAAGTTTGCGCTCAACGAGATCGACACCGTCGACCCGCAACCGGGGGAGGACGACGCACTGGTCGCCGATATCGTCCGGCTCTCCGAACTGGACACTCTGCGCGAAGCCGCCGCGTCGGCGCGCGAGGTGCTGTCCAGTTCATCCGATGAGGCGTTCGGCGCCGCCGAGGCGCTCGGACGGGCTCGCGGCGCGTTGGAATCGACGGGTGACGCCCGGTTGCGATCCCTGGCCGACCAGATCGGCGGAGCCTTGACGGTGGTCATCGACGCGGTCGGTGAATTGGGTGACTACCTCGACGCGCTGCCCACCGATGCCAGCGCACTGGACGCGAAACTGGCCCGTCAGGCTCAGCTGCGCACGCTGACCCGCAAGTACGCCGCCGACATCGACGGGGTGCTGCAGTGGGCCCAGGATTCGCGGGACCGGCTGGCGCAACTCGACGTGTCCGAAGAGGGGCTCGCCGCGCTGGAACGCCGGGTGGCGGAGCTTGGCGGCCAATTAGGCCAGGCGGCAATCGATCTCAGCAAGATCAGACGCAAGGCGGCCAAGAAGCTGGCCAAGGAGGTCACCGCGGAGCTGGCGGGCCTGGCGATGAACAACGCCGATTTCACCATCGGGGTCACCACCGATGTGGCCGATCCGCATGACCCGTCAGCGCTGGTCCTCCCGGACGGGGAACCAGCGCGGATCGGTGCCGACGGCATCGACGTGGTGGAGTTCGGCTTCGCCGCCCACCGCGGCATGTCGGTGCTGCCACTGGCCAAGAGCGCCTCGGGCGGCGAGCTGTCGCGGGTGATGCTGGCGCTGGAGGTGGTGCTGTCCGCTTCGGCCACCGGCACCACGATGGTGTTCGACGAGGTCGACGCCGGCGTGGGCGGCTATGCGGCGGTGCAGATCGGCAGACGGCTGGCAAGGCTGGCCCGCACGCACCAGGTCATCGTCGTCACGCACCTGCCACAGGTCGCGGCCTACGCGGACGTGCACCTGGTGGTGCACAGCCAGGGACCCAGGGGCACCAGCGGTGTACGGCGCCTGACCAGCGACGACAGGGTGGCCGAGCTGGCCAGGATGCTGGCGGGGCTGGGGGAGTCCGACAGTGGACGCGCGCACGCCCGGGAACTGCTCGAGACCGCACAGAGCGACCGCGCGTAACCCTCTCGGCCGCGAGCGTGCGCTTAGTGCCCGTCGAGGCGGCGTGTCGCCGTACCGGAGCGCACCTTCGCGCCATGGGCTGCCCTCTCGGCCGCGAGCGTGCACGTAGTGCCGCCCGCCACGGCGTGTCGCCGTACCGGAGCGCACCCTCGTGCCAGGTGCCCCCAAACCCTCGCAACCACCCCGCGATACAAATGTGACAGATGTGACGCTTTATAACTTCTGAGGCAGATGTTACGGCGCGCCTCCCCGCCACAGCCGACGATCGCCGACAGAATCGGCTCCCATGAAGATGTCAGCGCTTCTATCTCGCAACACCGTCCGGCCCGGTCTCGTGGGCACCGCCCGAGTCGATCGCAACATCGACCGACTGTTGCGCAGGGTCTGCCCCGGCGACATCGTCGTCCTCGACATTCTGGACCTCGACCGCATCACCGCCGACGCACTGGTGGAGGCTGACATCGCCGCCGTGGTCAACGCATCCCCGTCGGTCTCCGGCCGCTACCCCAACCTGGGCCCCGAGGTTCTGGTCAACAACGGTGTCACCCTCATCGACGAGACCGGCCCCGAGATCTTCAAGAAGGTCAAGGACGGCTCGAAGATCCGCCTGTACGAAGGCGGCGTCTACTCCGGGGACCGCCGACTGATCCGCGGCACCGAGCGCACCGACCATGACATCGCAGACCTGATGCGGGAGGCCAAGAGTGGGCTGGCCGCTCACCTGGAAGCGTTCGCGGGCAACACGATTGAGTTCATCCGCAGCGAAAGCCCGCTGCTGATCGACGGCATCGGCATCCCCGACATCGACGTCGACATGCGCCGGCGGCACGTGGTGATCGTCTCCGAAGAACCCAGCGCCGAAGAGGATCTGAAATCCCTCAAGCCGTTCATCAAGGAGTACCAACCCGTGCTGGTCGGTGTCGGGCAGGGCGCCGATGTGCTGCGCAAGGCGGGTTACCGCCCCCAGCTCATCGTCGGCGACCCCGACCAGATCAGCGCCGAGGTGCTCAAGTGCGGCGCCCAGGTGGTGCTGCCCGCCGATGCTGACGGTCACGCGGCCGGTCTGGAACGCATCCAGGACCTCGGCGTCGGGGCCATGACATTCCCGGCGGCCGGCTCCGCCACCGACCTGGCCCTGTTGCTGGCCGATCACCACGGCGCGGCGCTGCTGGTCACCGCGGGCCACACGGCCAACATCGAGACGTTCTTCGACCGGACTCGTTCGCAGAGCAACCCCTCGACGTTCCTCACCCGGCTGCGGGTGGGGGAGAAGCTGGTGGACGCCAAGGCGGTCGCCACGCTGTACCGCAACCACATCTCCGGTGGCGCCATCGCCCTGCTGGCGCTGACCATGCTGATCGCCATCATCGTGGTGCTCTGGGTGTCCCGCACCGACGGCGTGGTCGTGCACTGGATCATCGACTACTGGAACCGCTTCACCCTCTGGATCCAGCACCTGATCTCCTAGGAAGTGCCCTGATGATCTCGTTACGCCAACACGCCATCTCGCTGGCCGCCGTCTTCCTGGCGCTGGCCATCGGGGTGGTGCTGGGCTCCGGCTTCTTCTCCGACACCGTGCTGTCCAGCCTGCGTAACGAGAAGCGCGACCTGGCCGGTCAAGTCAACAATCTCAACGACCAGCGCAATCAGTTGAATGAAAAGCTAAGTGCAGCAAACACTTTCGATGCCCAAGTGCTGGGTCGTATCGTGCACGAGACACTGACGGGCAAGACGGTGGTGCTGTTCCGCACCCCGGATGCCAGAGACGACGACGTGGCCGCCGTATCGAAAATCGTCGGGCAGGCCGGCGGCTCGGTCACCGGCACGGTGTCGCTCACGCACGAATTCGTCGAGGCCAATTCAGGCGAGAAACTGCGCTCGGTGGTCAACTCAGCGATCCTGCCGCCCGGCACCCAATTGAGCACCAAACTGGTCGACCAGGGTTCCCAGGCCGGCGATCTGCTCGGCATCGCCTTGCTGGTCAACACCAATCCGCAGGTTCCCGCGGTGGACGACACCGGGCGCGACACCGTGCTGGGCGCACTGCGTGAGACCGGCTTTATCACCTACCAGCCCAACAACCACATGGCGGCGGCCAACGCTGCCATCGTGGTCACCGGCGGCGCGGTGCCCGCGGACGCCGGCAATCAGGGGGTCACCGTGGCACGGTTCGCCGCCGCACTGGCTCCGCACGGCGCGGGCACGGTGCTGGCCGGCCGCGACGGCTCGGCCGGAGGGAGTGCCGCGGTGGCGGTGGCGCGCGCCGATGCCGGCATGGCGGCCGCCATCAGCACGGTCGACGACGTCGACGTCGAGCCCGGACGCATCACGGCGATCCTGGCCCTGCACGATCTGGCCGGTGGCGGCCACCCCGGTCACTACGGAACCGGGCATGGGGCGACCTCAGTGACCGTTCCCCAGTAGGGCGTGTTCGACGCGGCGGGCGGCCGCGGATGTTAGGGTGAGTTTCCGTGGGTCGGCAGGCCCAGCAAGCTTCAAATCCCTGCACCAGCCCTGCCCGTCTTCACGGAGGTCGCCCTGTTGCGTAAGCATTCGCAAATCGCCACCAAGCACCTCTTCGTCAGCGGAGGGGTCGCCTCTTCCCTGGGCAAGGGCCTGACGGCGAGCAGCCTGGGGCAATTGCTGACCGCGCGCGGGTTGCACGTCACGATGCAGAAGCTCGACCCCTACCTCAACGTCGACCCCGGCACCATGAACCCGTTTCAGCACGGTGAGGTGTTCGTCACCGAGGATGGCGCCGAAACGGACCTCGACGTCGGCCACTACGAGCGCTTCCTCGACCGCGACCTGTCCGGGTCAGCGAATGTGACCACCGGGCAGGTGTATTCGACGGTGATCGCCAAGGAGCGCCGTGGTGAGTATCTGGGCGACACCGTTCAGGTGATCCCGCACATCACCGACGAGATCAGGCGGCGCATCCTGGCGATGGCCGAACCGGACGCCAGCGGCCACCGACCCGACGTCGTCATCACCGAAATCGGCGGCACCGTCGGCGACATCGAATCGCAGCCGTTTCTCGAGGCAGCCCGCCAGGTCCGCCACTACGTTGGGCGCGAGGACGTGTTCTTTCTGCACGTATCGCTGGTGCCCTACCTGGCTCCGTCCGGTGAACTCAAGACCAAGCCCACCCAGCACTCAGTAGCGGCGCTGCGCAGCATCGGTATCAGCCCGGACGCGCTGATTCTGCGCTGCGACCGGGAGGTCCCCGAGGCCCTGAAAAACAAGATCGCGCTGATGTGTGACGTCGACATCGACGGCGTCATCTCCACCCCGGATGCACCCTCGATCTACGACATCCCCAAGGTGTTGCATCGTGAGGAACTCGACGCCTTCGTGGTGCGCCGGCTCAACCTGCCGTTCCGCGACGTCGACTGGACCGAATGGGACGACCTGCTGCGCCGGGTGCACGAACCACACGACACGGTGCGAATCGCGTTGGTGGGCAAGTACGTTGAGCTTTCCGACGCGTACCTCTCAGTCAGCGAGGCGTTGCGCGCCGGTGGGTTCAAGCACCGGGCCAAGGTCGAGATCGTCTGGGTGGCCTCGGACGACTGCGAGACGCCGAGTGGTGCGGCGCACACCCTTGGCGACGTACACGGCGTGCTGATCCCCGGAGGGTTCGGCATCCGCGGTATCGAGGGCAAGATCGGGGCCATCCGCTATGCGCGGGCGCGCAGCTTGCCGGTGTTGGGGCTGTGTCTCGGTCTGCAGTGCATCGTGATCGAAGCGGCCCGCTCGGTGGGGCTCACCGAGGCGAACTCCGCCGAGTTCGAGCCGGACACCCCGGATCCGGTCATCTCCACGATGGCCGATCAGGAGCAGGCCGTCGCCGGCGAGGCGGATCTCGGCGGCACCATGCGACTGGGCGCCTATCCGGCCGTCCTGGAACCGGATTCGATTGTGGCCCAGGCGTATCAGGCCACCCAGGTGTCCGAACGCCACCGGCACCGTTACGAGGTCAACAACTCTTACCGAGAGCGGATCGCCGAGAGCGGACTGCGGTTCAGCGGGACTTCACCCGACGGGCACCTGGTCGAGTTTGTCGAGTATCCGCCGGA
It contains:
- a CDS encoding DUF732 domain-containing protein → MTAPAIAFRLLALAAGVFGVSATVAAPIHADMLGNAFLNALNNAGIPYTQPSTAVALGRSVCPKALSPGGSFDAIVEEMAELNGLPRERAAAFTIVAIATYCPALISPMLPHRLQA
- a CDS encoding tetratricopeptide repeat protein, which translates into the protein MVDDRRGRSNERRPRSASNGLPRRSGPGRARPAQPSADTAQAGPPIPADIEARQLAPDVRRELSTLDRATADAVARHLVAAGGLLDEDPEAALSHARAARARASRIAAIREAVGIAAYHCGDWGQALAEFRAARRMGSKSPLLALIADCERGLGRPQRAIDLARGPEAAELSGDDADELRIVAAGARADLGQLEQALTVLSTPQLDPSRTGSTAARLFYAYAETLLALGRGDEALQWFLRSAAADTEGVTDAEDRVSELG
- a CDS encoding HAD-IIA family hydrolase, translated to MNSIARQYDCLLLDLDGTVFRGHQPTEGAVDSLDGIDSRKLFVTNNASRSAHEVAEHLRDLGFSANADDVVTSAQSAAHLLAAQLSPGSKVLIVGTDALAAEIETAGLQPVRRFEDEPDAVVQGLSMTIGWPELAEAALAIRAGALWVAANVDLTLPNERGLLPGNGSLVAALRAATGEQPQVAGKPGPQLMKDAVGRGDFAAPLVVGDRLDTDIEGANAAELPSLMVLTGVNSARDAVFAEPAQRPTYIGHDLRSLHQDGEVLKVGPQPGWRVEVEGEVAVVTAADDQHGDDLAIVRAVASALWDASTQVRIEAGDDQAREALDRWSLMHGE
- a CDS encoding TlyA family RNA methyltransferase, whose protein sequence is MPRRARVDAELVRRGLARSRQQAAELIGAGRVRIDGLPALKPATSVAVTAALTVADDGERSWVSRGAHKLIGALDAFGIAVDGRRCLDAGASTGGFTEVLLDRGAAQVVAADVGYGQLAWSLRSDPRVVVVERTNVRDLSPEAIGGPVDLIVADLSFISLATVLPALVGCASPDADIVPMVKPQFEVGKGQVGPGGVVQDPRLRIDSVLAISRRAVELGWHTVDVTASPLPGPSGNVEYFLWLRARTDRALAGDELLAAAQRAVREGPQ
- a CDS encoding NAD kinase translates to MTTERTVLLVVHSGRDEATETAGRVEKVLEDKGIALRALSAEAVDKGSLRLSPNDMRVLGVDIEVVDADPMAADGCELVLVLGGDGTFLRAAELARNAGIPVLGVNLGRIGFLAEAEAEAIDSVLEHVVAQDYRVEDRLVLDVVVRQGGEVIDRGWALNEASLEKGPRLGVLGVVVEIDGRPVSTFGCDGVLVSTPTGSTAYAFSAGGPVLWPDLEAILVVPNNAHALFGRPMVTSPDAAIAIEIEADGHDALVFCDGRRDMRVPAGSRLEVTRSDTPVKWVRLDSAPFTDRLVTKFRLPVTGWRGK
- the recN gene encoding DNA repair protein RecN — translated: MLNEIRIEALGAISLATAEFDRGLTVLTGETGTGKTMVVTGLHLLGGARADATRVRSGAERAVVEGRFTTTDVDDAVTARLDEILDASGAERDEDGSVIALRTVSRDGPSRAYLGGRSVPAKSLSGFTTELLALHGQNDQLRLMRPDEQRGALDRFAGTGPALERYRKLREAWLSARRDLVDRRDRTRELAQEADRLKFALNEIDTVDPQPGEDDALVADIVRLSELDTLREAAASAREVLSSSSDEAFGAAEALGRARGALESTGDARLRSLADQIGGALTVVIDAVGELGDYLDALPTDASALDAKLARQAQLRTLTRKYAADIDGVLQWAQDSRDRLAQLDVSEEGLAALERRVAELGGQLGQAAIDLSKIRRKAAKKLAKEVTAELAGLAMNNADFTIGVTTDVADPHDPSALVLPDGEPARIGADGIDVVEFGFAAHRGMSVLPLAKSASGGELSRVMLALEVVLSASATGTTMVFDEVDAGVGGYAAVQIGRRLARLARTHQVIVVTHLPQVAAYADVHLVVHSQGPRGTSGVRRLTSDDRVAELARMLAGLGESDSGRAHARELLETAQSDRA
- the steA gene encoding putative cytokinetic ring protein SteA, with translation MKMSALLSRNTVRPGLVGTARVDRNIDRLLRRVCPGDIVVLDILDLDRITADALVEADIAAVVNASPSVSGRYPNLGPEVLVNNGVTLIDETGPEIFKKVKDGSKIRLYEGGVYSGDRRLIRGTERTDHDIADLMREAKSGLAAHLEAFAGNTIEFIRSESPLLIDGIGIPDIDVDMRRRHVVIVSEEPSAEEDLKSLKPFIKEYQPVLVGVGQGADVLRKAGYRPQLIVGDPDQISAEVLKCGAQVVLPADADGHAAGLERIQDLGVGAMTFPAAGSATDLALLLADHHGAALLVTAGHTANIETFFDRTRSQSNPSTFLTRLRVGEKLVDAKAVATLYRNHISGGAIALLALTMLIAIIVVLWVSRTDGVVVHWIIDYWNRFTLWIQHLIS
- a CDS encoding copper transporter; this translates as MISLRQHAISLAAVFLALAIGVVLGSGFFSDTVLSSLRNEKRDLAGQVNNLNDQRNQLNEKLSAANTFDAQVLGRIVHETLTGKTVVLFRTPDARDDDVAAVSKIVGQAGGSVTGTVSLTHEFVEANSGEKLRSVVNSAILPPGTQLSTKLVDQGSQAGDLLGIALLVNTNPQVPAVDDTGRDTVLGALRETGFITYQPNNHMAAANAAIVVTGGAVPADAGNQGVTVARFAAALAPHGAGTVLAGRDGSAGGSAAVAVARADAGMAAAISTVDDVDVEPGRITAILALHDLAGGGHPGHYGTGHGATSVTVPQ